The bacterium genomic interval CGGGGCCTCCGCCGCGCCGATCTTCGACCTCTCCGAGGCCGACCTCGTCGTGGACTTCGGCGCCGACTTCCTCGACACGACCGTCGAGCTCGAAGCGCAGTGGACGAAGGCCCGGGACGTCAACACGCACAAGGACGGCGGTGCTCGTCTGATCGCGATCTCGCCGCGGCAGAATCTGACGGCCTCGAACGCGGACCACTGGGTCGCCGCGGCGCCGGGCAGCGAAGGTGTTCTCGCCCTCGCGCTCGCGAAGGCCGTCGCCAGGAAGAAGGGGGCTTCGGTCGCTGCGGTGAGCGGCGCCGACATCGGTGGCGCGGTCTCGGCGGCGGGCATCAGCCAGGGCGTCTTCGACGAGATGGTCGAGAAGCTCGCGAGCGCGAGCCACGCGGTCGCGCTTCCGCCGGGCGTCGCGGCGTCGACCTCGGCCGGCGCGGGCAACGCGGCGGCGGTTCTCCTGCTCAACTCGGTCCTCGGTGCCGTCGGCTCGCAGCTGACCTACCCCGCCGAGGATGCGCCGAAGCGCGCGAGCCTGGCCGACATCATCGGCCTGGTCGAGCAGATGAACGCGGGCAACGTCGACTGCCTCCTCATCCACGACCTGAACCCGGTCTTCTCGCTTCCCGCTTCGATCGGCTTCAAGGAAGCGCTGTCGAAGGTGGACCTCGTCGTCTCCTTCGCGCAGCTGATCGACGAGACCACCGAGGTGGCCGGTCTGCTCATGCCCGACAACGCGGCGGTCGAGAGCTGGGGCGACTCGAGCCCGCGACCGGGTGTCCGCGGGATCGTGCAGCCGACGCTGCGCCCGCTCCACGACACGCGACAGCTCGGCGACTCGATCCTCGCGATCGGTCGCGCCATGGGCGGCGGCGTCGCCTCGCAGCTGCCCGAGGGCAGCTTCAAGAGCGTGCTCGAGTCGAACTGGTCCGGCAGCAGCTGGCGCCAGGCCCTCGCCCGGGGCGGCGAGTTCGGCGCGACCCCGAAGCGCACCGTGTCGGTCGCCGGAAGCGCGGGCAACGTCCGCCCCTCTGCCCCGAAGCTCGCCGGTTCCGGCAGCTACACGCTGGTCGCGTTCCCGCACTCCTATTACGGCGACGGCGCCGGCGCGGCCCTGCCGTGGATGCAGGAGATCCCGGACCCGGTCACCAAGCTTTCCTGGAACAGCTGGGCCGAGATCTCGCAGAGCAAGGCCGACGAGCTCGGCGTCGTGTTCGGTGACGTGATCTCGGTCGAGACCCCCAGCGGCTCGGTGGAGCTCTCGGTCTACCCGCGCGGCGGTATCCGCGACGACGTCGTCGCGATCCCGATCGGCCAGGGCCACACGGTCGGCCACTACGCCTCCCATGCGGGCGACGCCTCCCACGAGGGCGCGACCGCGAAGGACGCGATGCAGCGCGGCGTGAACGTCGCCGATCTGCTCCCGGCGGCGAGCGACGAGGCCGGCGGCCAGGCCTACCTGTCGACGACGGCGAACGTCGCCAAGACGGGACGCTTCCGACGCCTGGCCCTCTCGCAGTGGACCGACAACCAGCGGGGACGCGGTCTCGCGCCGGAGGTCAGCCTCTACGACCTCGCGAAGGGCGGCGGTATGGCGCACTTCGCGGCGGCCGCGAGTGCCGAAGGCGACCACGGCGAAGACGGCGGCGATCACGGTGACGGCGGTGGTCACCACTTCGAAGGCCCGCCCTTCGAGTTCGAACGCGGCTACGACGCCGATCCCGACCAGCCCTACCGCTGGGGCATGACGATCGACAACGACAAGTGCACCGGTTGCGGCGCCTGCATCGCCGCCTGCTACATCGAGAACAACGTCTCGATCGTGGGCGAAGAGATGGCCATCAAGCATCGCGAGATGACCTGGCTCCGGATCGAGCGCTACGTCGGCGACGGTGAGGTCGACTTCAACGACGGTGCCGAGCGCCGGCCCACGCCCGACGGCGAGA includes:
- a CDS encoding 4Fe-4S dicluster domain-containing protein; the encoded protein is MSELDRRDFLKVVGLSTGAAATIACDPPDKLVPYVIQPEAITPGIATDYASTCQECPVGCGLHVKTREGRPIKVEGNPDHPINRGALCARGQAGFSRAYHPDRIEGPMTRGSDGSAQPISWEDATAKVAAKLGGSAGKTWILGGPVGPSLTGVIDQFAAAAGLAGHLTYDNFGTQALVEASEQVFGASAAPIFDLSEADLVVDFGADFLDTTVELEAQWTKARDVNTHKDGGARLIAISPRQNLTASNADHWVAAAPGSEGVLALALAKAVARKKGASVAAVSGADIGGAVSAAGISQGVFDEMVEKLASASHAVALPPGVAASTSAGAGNAAAVLLLNSVLGAVGSQLTYPAEDAPKRASLADIIGLVEQMNAGNVDCLLIHDLNPVFSLPASIGFKEALSKVDLVVSFAQLIDETTEVAGLLMPDNAAVESWGDSSPRPGVRGIVQPTLRPLHDTRQLGDSILAIGRAMGGGVASQLPEGSFKSVLESNWSGSSWRQALARGGEFGATPKRTVSVAGSAGNVRPSAPKLAGSGSYTLVAFPHSYYGDGAGAALPWMQEIPDPVTKLSWNSWAEISQSKADELGVVFGDVISVETPSGSVELSVYPRGGIRDDVVAIPIGQGHTVGHYASHAGDASHEGATAKDAMQRGVNVADLLPAASDEAGGQAYLSTTANVAKTGRFRRLALSQWTDNQRGRGLAPEVSLYDLAKGGGMAHFAAAASAEGDHGEDGGDHGDGGGHHFEGPPFEFERGYDADPDQPYRWGMTIDNDKCTGCGACIAACYIENNVSIVGEEMAIKHREMTWLRIERYVGDGEVDFNDGAERRPTPDGEKLGENEVRHLPMLCQHCGAAPCEAVCPVIATYHTDEGINGMVYNRCVGTRYCGNNCTYKVRRFNYFDYGNKNWPGLLGLMLNPDVTVRGQGVMEKCSFCVQRIETARQPAKDEGRPIGDGEVLTACQQTCASQAITFGNVRDDQSAAVQLVKQSEDRAYHALQILNTRSAVTYLAQVRRDENGGH